From Methanococcus maripaludis, the proteins below share one genomic window:
- a CDS encoding RNA-binding domain-containing protein, with product MIIKIKTKVKPTEDENKVLKAVTNIFADAEMEISENIYTGVSKDISRFKELLRSQAILDAARNVLERNIVGNATKFHINKQAAYSGILNFDKDVHGGIKLEFVSEEDEDIMKLIKDIAPRTRDGIIINEDEEAIEKKNE from the coding sequence ATGATAATCAAGATAAAAACAAAGGTAAAACCAACCGAAGATGAAAATAAGGTTTTAAAAGCAGTAACAAACATATTTGCTGACGCAGAAATGGAAATTTCTGAAAATATCTATACTGGGGTTTCAAAAGATATTTCAAGATTTAAGGAACTTCTTAGAAGTCAGGCAATTTTGGATGCTGCAAGAAACGTTCTTGAAAGAAATATTGTTGGAAATGCAACGAAATTTCATATAAACAAACAGGCAGCGTATTCAGGAATTTTAAACTTTGATAAGGATGTTCACGGCGGAATAAAGCTTGAATTTGTTTCTGAAGAAGATGAAGATATAATGAAATTGATTAAAGACATTGCGCCAAGAACAAGGGATGGCATCATAATTAACGAAGATGAAGAAGCAATAGAAAAGAAAAATGAATAA